The Thermovibrio guaymasensis genomic interval TTTGCCCTTTTAAGTTCCTCTTCTGAGTTCTTTACCCTTGATTGGGCTTCTTTTAGGTTTGCTAGAGCTCCGTAGTAAGCCGCTCTAATTTCCTCATACTGCTGCTTTGATACGACCCTTCTTTTGTATAGGTTCTTATACCTTTTGAACTTTTTCATTGCAGTTTTGTAGGTTTCTTCAGCTGCTCTCTGGGAAGCCTTTGCTGCATTTAAGTTGGCTTTAGCGCTTCTGACTGCCGTTCTGTAGTTAACTTTAGCAATTTCAATTTCCTTCTTAAGCTCTTCAATTTGTTTTAAAGAAGCTCTGTAGCTCTTAACGGCCTCTCTGTAGTTTGCTGGAAGTTCCTCTTTGAGCCTTTCTAGCTCTACTTCCAGTTTCTCCCTGTTTTCCTCCAATCCTTTTACTGCGTGTTCAAAGGACTTTACATCTTCCCTGTAGACCTTATCGTCAATTTTAAAAAGGGGAGCTCCTTTCTTTACCTCTTCGTACTCCTCTTTAAAGAGTTTAACTACCTTTCCCGAAACTTTCTGTGTTGAAACGTTAACGATGTCTGCCATCTGAAAGGCGTTATCGGTTATGACGAACCTGTAGTGCTGGTAGAAAAAGTGAGCTACCCATAGAGTTACTCCAATAACTATTAAGCTTCCTAATAAAATGGAAATTCTTTTCATTTTTCTTCACCTCGCTTCTCTGTAAAAAGTTCTACTAACTTCTTAACAATTTTCTCTAATTTCTTCTCATCAATTTCCGATTCTAAGAAGATTTCCTCTGATAGGAAGTATCCAAACAGTGATGAATGAAATAGCCTTGCAGTTTCTTTATCTGAAGAGAGAATTTCTGCTATTATTGAGTCAAGTCTACTGATGAATTCTCTGTAAATTTCAGATACTTCTTCTGAGTGGGGAGATATTTCTGAAAGGAGAATCTTTATAAAGTTTTTTTTCTCCTTAAGGGAACGAATTATTTCCTCTGCTACCTTTTCAAGCTTTTTCTCTATCGAAAGAGATTTTTCCGTTTTTATTTTCTCTATGTCGGGTAATACTGAAAACTTGTTTAAAACCTCTTCAAAGAGTTCCTTTTTGCTCTTAAAGTAGCGGAATAGGGTTACTTCTGAAATTCCGGCCAATTTGGAAATTTCCTTAGTCGTTGTTCCAATGTACCCTTTTTCGGAAAAGCACTTGTAGGCTGATTCAACAATTCTTTCTCTGGTCTTAGTCGTTCCCATTTTAGCCCTCTTAGTTAGTAATTACTTACATTATAACTGCTGACAAAACCTCAGTCAAACTCGCTGCTGTGGTAATATAGTTTTGGGTGGAAACCAGAAAGGTTTAAAGGGGGAAATTTAAAGTGGAATTTGTGACTCTAAGGGTAGACCTGATAGAGGGGAAGGTTCTCCTAAGGAGGGAAAGGTTAGAGGGAGTTTACGGTTTACTAGATTACGGCCTTAATGTTCACAACTTCTTTAAAACCTACGAGAAGGAACCTTACTCTCCTTACAATGCCGTTGTTTTCGGTAAAGGGCCCTTTGCTGGTTCAATACTTCCCGGGTCCCACAGGCTTGTCTTCTTCTTTAAATCGCCGCTTTATAGGACTCTCTTCCCTTCAACCATGGGAGGGGCAGCTTATACCTTTCAGAGAACGGGAGTTGACTTTGTTTCAATCATAGGGAAGGCTGAAACTCCCTCTGTCCTTGTGATTTATGGAGATGAGACTTCCGTTGTAGTTTCCGTTGAGCCCCTCAAAAAGTCACTATCTGAGCTTTGGAAGGATGGAGTTTACAGTTTCTCAGACTACTTGGTAGGCAAGTTTTTAGATAGGGTTCCTGGGGAACTCAGAATTGCTTGTGTAGGCCCTGCCTCCCTTAATACGAATTACGGTGCAATTTTCTCTCAAACCCTTAGAAACGGTAAGCCGGTTGAGGGAAGCGAGGACTGGGCCGCAAGGGGAGGTGGCGGTAGCGTACTTCTAAGAGCACACAATATTGCTGCCATTGTCTTTGGTGGAGTTTATAAGGAAGAGAAGAGGCTCATCAGCAACTACGACCATACAAAGAAGCTCTTTTCGGGTATTTTCTCAGAACCTCTCTTTAAGGTGATTGCAAAGAAGACTGAGAAGTACCGTTACAACCCAAAGCATGGAACCGGCGGAACCTTTGGAGAGGACTACTACGCCGAGAGGGAGAAGACTCCCATCCTGAACTGGCAGATGCCTTACATCCCAAGGGAGGATAGGGAAAGGCTCTTTAACTTAATAAAGGAGAAGTATGTTGAAATCTTTAATAAAGAGTCAATAGATAAAAATACCTGGACTACGTGTGGAGAGCCCTGCCCTGCCGCATGTAAGAAGGTAAGGAACGGCCTTAAGGTAGATTATGAACCTTACAACGCCAACGGACCCCTTGCCGGGAATATCTACTTAAAAGCTGCAGATAGAGCGGTTAGAACCGTAGATTCTCTCGGCTTTGATGCCATAGAGTTTGGGTGTATAGCTTCTTGGGTTTTTGAACTCATTGAGAGGGAAATTTTAACTCCAGAGGAGGTTGGTATTTCGGGAAAGCCCCTCCTTTCTCCACAAACCTTAATCAATGAGCCTGAGAAAGCTTCAGAGGTAAACGCCGACCTCCTGTGCCAGCTTGCTAAAAACGTTGCCTACGCAAAGGGTGAATTTCCAAAGTTACTGGGAGAGGGAAAGAGGAAGGCTGCTTCCTACATAGATGAGAACTTTAAAGAGAGGATACCTGAGGGAAGGAGCTCTTTGGACTATGCAGTTTTCGTTGCTCTGGGGAAGGAAGGAGAGATTTGCCCTACAATGTATTGGGCCCTTGGAAATTTTATTCCCCTTCCCGTTCAGGGAAAGTACTGGACTTACTACAAATTCGGGGTTTTCCCAGAGCCAGAATCTTTGGCGGAGAAGATCGTTGAAAGCTCAATATCTGAGTACTGGTACGACAACGTCGGTTGGTGCAGGTTTCATAGAAGGTGGATGACGGCAGGTGAGGTTTCCTGTGAGTTGGACGGTGAGTGTTCTCTCTCCAGAGGCCTTGCAAAGCCCGTTTTAGAGAGGCTGTTTGAAGTTGTTTACGGTGAAGGAGTTAACCTTTTGAGGCACGGGAAGGATTTCCTTAAGAGACTGTGCGATTATGCCCTTAAATCCGGTAGTTATCCCATTTTTCCTCCATCTGAAAGGGTGATTGACCTAATAGCCGGTGCAAGTTATGAGTTTGGTAATAAACGCTGGGAGGAGAATTTTAGGAAGAATAAAGCAAAAGCCGTTAGGGACTATATCTCAAAAACCTTAGAGACCTACAGCCTACTTATTGGTCACGAAGGCTGGAAGTTGTAGTAACTCTTTATAGATAGAAAAGGTTGGTAAGGCTTTGTGATAAAATACCTCAAGGAGCCGAAGATGAAAAATATTTCTTACCTAAGGGTCTCTGTTACCGATAGGTGCAACTTCAGGTGTAAGTACTGTATGCCTGAAGGAGTAAAGGAGTTTATTCCCCATCCGGAAATCCTAAGGTATGAAGAGATATCCCTCATCGTAAAGGCGTTTTCTAAATTGGGCGTTGATTCTGTAAGGCTTACTGGAGGAGAACCCTTAGTTAGGAAGGGCATTGAGAGTTTTATCTCAGATTTATCTCAGATAGATGGAATTTCGGATATTTCGTTAACTACAAACGGCTACTTCCTTTCAGAGAAGGCTTCTCTACTAAAAGAGGCAGGACTTAAGAGGGTTAATGTAAGTATAGATACCCTAGACCCTGAGAAGTTTTCTTTTATAACGGGATCTTCAAAGAGCTCCCTTTTTAGGGTAATAGATGGAGTTTTAGCTGCAATTGAAGCTAACTTAAATCCTGTAAAGGTGAATACGGTTTTAATTAAGGGGTTTAACGATTCGGAAATTGAGGAATTTGTAAAGTTCTCCGATGAGTTTCAGGTAGAGGTTCGTTTTATTGAACTAATGCCTGTAGGAGGAAAATTCTTCTCGCAGGAAAATTTCATACCTATTTCTGAAATTAGGGAGAAAATAGAGGCTATTTACGGGCCTTTGGAACCTTATAAAAACTATAAAAAGGGACCGGCAAAGTCCTTTAAGGTCTCGGGGACGAAGGCAGTTATCGGTTTTATACCTTCTATTAGTGAGCACTTCTGCCACGAGTGTAACCGCGTTAGGCTTACTTCAGACGGTAAGTTGAGACTTTGCCTTATGTCAGACAAAGAGATAAACCTTAAGGAGATTATCCGTTCTCCAGATTTCTCCTTTGATA includes:
- a CDS encoding HlyD family secretion protein, which encodes MKRISILLGSLIVIGVTLWVAHFFYQHYRFVITDNAFQMADIVNVSTQKVSGKVVKLFKEEYEEVKKGAPLFKIDDKVYREDVKSFEHAVKGLEENREKLEVELERLKEELPANYREAVKSYRASLKQIEELKKEIEIAKVNYRTAVRSAKANLNAAKASQRAAEETYKTAMKKFKRYKNLYKRRVVSKQQYEEIRAAYYGALANLKEAQSRVKNSEEELKRAKSLKLKVAALEKELESLKERNFALKERVKSAKAQLKKIDELKKSIKQIKEEIKSKRAQLEKARELLRNTQVVSPVNGYVAKKWKEIGDFVSPGLPVYSIYDPKTFYVLGWIDEDKIKFIRVGSKAKAELEACGEEFEGEVISIGKSAGSVFALIPRDTSQGDYTKVTQRVPVKVKLKRVPLKCIKPGTNVNLFIEKE
- a CDS encoding TetR/AcrR family transcriptional regulator codes for the protein MGTTKTRERIVESAYKCFSEKGYIGTTTKEISKLAGISEVTLFRYFKSKKELFEEVLNKFSVLPDIEKIKTEKSLSIEKKLEKVAEEIIRSLKEKKNFIKILLSEISPHSEEVSEIYREFISRLDSIIAEILSSDKETARLFHSSLFGYFLSEEIFLESEIDEKKLEKIVKKLVELFTEKRGEEK
- a CDS encoding aldehyde ferredoxin oxidoreductase N-terminal domain-containing protein, coding for MEFVTLRVDLIEGKVLLRRERLEGVYGLLDYGLNVHNFFKTYEKEPYSPYNAVVFGKGPFAGSILPGSHRLVFFFKSPLYRTLFPSTMGGAAYTFQRTGVDFVSIIGKAETPSVLVIYGDETSVVVSVEPLKKSLSELWKDGVYSFSDYLVGKFLDRVPGELRIACVGPASLNTNYGAIFSQTLRNGKPVEGSEDWAARGGGGSVLLRAHNIAAIVFGGVYKEEKRLISNYDHTKKLFSGIFSEPLFKVIAKKTEKYRYNPKHGTGGTFGEDYYAEREKTPILNWQMPYIPREDRERLFNLIKEKYVEIFNKESIDKNTWTTCGEPCPAACKKVRNGLKVDYEPYNANGPLAGNIYLKAADRAVRTVDSLGFDAIEFGCIASWVFELIEREILTPEEVGISGKPLLSPQTLINEPEKASEVNADLLCQLAKNVAYAKGEFPKLLGEGKRKAASYIDENFKERIPEGRSSLDYAVFVALGKEGEICPTMYWALGNFIPLPVQGKYWTYYKFGVFPEPESLAEKIVESSISEYWYDNVGWCRFHRRWMTAGEVSCELDGECSLSRGLAKPVLERLFEVVYGEGVNLLRHGKDFLKRLCDYALKSGSYPIFPPSERVIDLIAGASYEFGNKRWEENFRKNKAKAVRDYISKTLETYSLLIGHEGWKL
- the moaA gene encoding GTP 3',8-cyclase MoaA; this translates as MKNISYLRVSVTDRCNFRCKYCMPEGVKEFIPHPEILRYEEISLIVKAFSKLGVDSVRLTGGEPLVRKGIESFISDLSQIDGISDISLTTNGYFLSEKASLLKEAGLKRVNVSIDTLDPEKFSFITGSSKSSLFRVIDGVLAAIEANLNPVKVNTVLIKGFNDSEIEEFVKFSDEFQVEVRFIELMPVGGKFFSQENFIPISEIREKIEAIYGPLEPYKNYKKGPAKSFKVSGTKAVIGFIPSISEHFCHECNRVRLTSDGKLRLCLMSDKEINLKEIIRSPDFSFDKLLNTLKGALLLKCKVNGIEALESLGCSRKMFTIGG